Below is a window of Moorella thermoacetica DNA.
AATTATAATCCTTTAGGGTTTTATTCAGCAGGTCGACGACCTTGTAGAGTTCATCATTAATGGTGAAGCTCCTGGTGGCCAGTAAACGCATACGACATCCCTTCTC
It encodes the following:
- a CDS encoding YpmA family protein, which gives rise to MRLLATRSFTINDELYKVVDLLNKTLKDYNLMFGLSRDAGSQTMTLSIYEV